The genome window TCGGTCCGGCTGACTCTGGACCTGGACGGGCGGGGACGACACGACGTCCTGACGGACTGCGGGTTCCTGGACCACATGATGGAGCTGCTGTGCTGCCACGGCCGCTTCGACCTGACCCTCCGGGCGACCGGGGACGTGCGGGTGGACTTCCACCATCTGGTCGAGGACGTGGGGATCGTGCTGGGTACGGCCCTGGACCGAGCGCTCGGAGACCGCAGGGGGATCCGGCGCTACGGGCAGCGATTTCTGCCGATGGACGAGGCCCTGGTCCTCGTGGCCCTGGACGTGAGCGGCCGGAGCTGTCTTTGCTTCGAGGTGCCGATGCCGCAGGCGCGGGTCGGCTCGTTCGACACGGAGCTCGTGCGCGAGTTCTTCGAGGGCCTCGTGCGCACGCTCGGCCTGACGCTGCACATACGGCTCCTCTCGGGGACCAACGCGCACCACGTCATCGAGGCGATCTTCAAGGGGTTCGGCCGGGCGCTCGCCGAGGCGGCAGGCCCCGAACCGGGCTTTGCGGGCGAGGTCCCATCCAGCAAGGGGGTTCTGTGACCGTGGCGGCGGCATCGGATGGGGGCGGCGAAACATGAGGATCTACCCGGCGATCGACCTGCTGGACGGCCGGGTCGTCCGGCTGGAACAGGGGGATTTCGGACGTAGGACCGACTACGCCGTCGAACCCTCCGAGGCGGCCCGGCGATTCCGCGACGCGGGGGCGAGCTGCCTGCACGTCGTGGACCTGGACGGGGCCCGCGGCGGTCGGGCTGCGAACCACCGGACGATCGAGGCGATCGTCCGCGAGACCGCCCTCTTCGTACAGGTCGGCGGAGGCATCCGCACCCTGGACCGGGTCCGGGCCTACCTGGACGCGGGGGCCGGCCGGGTGATCCTGGGTTCGGCGGCCGTATCCGACCCGGAGTTTCTGGACCGCTGCCTGGCGCTGTTCGGAGACCGGATCGCCGTCGGCGTCGACCTGCGAGACGGGCAGGTCATGACCCACGGCTGGGAACGGGGCACCGGGATCGACGGGCTGGCGTTCTGCCGGGATCTCGCGGCCCGCGGCGTCG of Fretibacterium sp. OH1220_COT-178 contains these proteins:
- the hisB gene encoding imidazoleglycerol-phosphate dehydratase HisB — protein: MRRAEVERVTGETSVRLTLDLDGRGRHDVLTDCGFLDHMMELLCCHGRFDLTLRATGDVRVDFHHLVEDVGIVLGTALDRALGDRRGIRRYGQRFLPMDEALVLVALDVSGRSCLCFEVPMPQARVGSFDTELVREFFEGLVRTLGLTLHIRLLSGTNAHHVIEAIFKGFGRALAEAAGPEPGFAGEVPSSKGVL
- the hisA gene encoding 1-(5-phosphoribosyl)-5-[(5-phosphoribosylamino)methylideneamino]imidazole-4-carboxamide isomerase, giving the protein MRIYPAIDLLDGRVVRLEQGDFGRRTDYAVEPSEAARRFRDAGASCLHVVDLDGARGGRAANHRTIEAIVRETALFVQVGGGIRTLDRVRAYLDAGAGRVILGSAAVSDPEFLDRCLALFGDRIAVGVDLRDGQVMTHGWERGTGIDGLAFCRDLAARGVATVVATDIARDGRLEGTNLELYERLQDVGIPGVIASGGITTLDELLALRGLGVSGAVVGKALYAGRLRLDTLIREAEERS